One Calditrichota bacterium genomic region harbors:
- a CDS encoding response regulator, giving the protein MSQSKKILIVDDETIIRDLMGRYFRRKNYDVSVAANAHDALMLFQKEKFDIVVTDVKMPDYDGKWLLKQMLSEDPNMAVLMITGVDDTKEAVDCLRLGAYDYIIKPFDTEEIRIAVERALERKSLLMQKRKYQEKLESKVRERTLELLRAYEEIESTYQKTLEALITALDVREKSTGGHSKRVVEYTRVLATKLRVRGTLLLGITRGALLHDVGKIGIPDSILLKPGSLSDEEWSIMRQHTLIGYHMLKGIKFLKPALDVVRYHHERWDGKGYPEGLAGEEIPLGARIFAVADTFDAITSSRVYQEARSLEKAREIIQAEAGKQFDPRIVDAFQSIPVRVLERIMRSGERSDISNIVQQVRQILKQMETSEN; this is encoded by the coding sequence ATGAGCCAATCCAAAAAAATCCTAATTGTGGATGATGAAACAATCATTCGCGATTTGATGGGACGCTATTTCAGGCGAAAAAACTATGACGTATCGGTTGCTGCAAATGCGCATGATGCCCTGATGCTCTTTCAGAAAGAAAAGTTTGACATTGTGGTGACCGATGTGAAAATGCCCGATTATGATGGAAAATGGCTTCTCAAGCAAATGCTGAGTGAAGATCCCAACATGGCCGTCCTGATGATTACCGGGGTGGATGATACAAAAGAAGCGGTGGATTGTTTGCGCCTGGGTGCGTACGATTATATTATTAAGCCGTTTGATACAGAAGAAATCCGGATTGCGGTTGAACGGGCACTGGAGCGAAAATCTCTCTTGATGCAGAAGCGAAAGTATCAGGAGAAATTGGAGTCGAAGGTCCGCGAACGCACACTGGAGCTGCTGCGGGCCTACGAAGAAATTGAGTCCACTTACCAGAAAACCCTTGAGGCACTCATTACCGCTCTGGATGTACGGGAGAAAAGCACCGGCGGACACTCGAAGCGGGTTGTGGAATACACCCGTGTTTTGGCCACCAAACTTCGGGTAAGGGGGACGCTTTTACTTGGAATTACCCGCGGAGCCCTGCTGCACGATGTGGGCAAAATCGGAATCCCCGACAGCATTTTATTGAAGCCCGGATCCCTGAGCGATGAAGAGTGGTCCATTATGCGCCAGCATACGCTCATCGGATATCATATGTTAAAGGGAATCAAGTTCCTGAAGCCGGCTTTAGATGTCGTCCGGTATCATCACGAGCGTTGGGATGGAAAGGGGTACCCGGAAGGATTGGCCGGAGAGGAGATTCCGTTGGGTGCTCGTATTTTCGCAGTGGCCGATACCTTTGATGCCATTACCAGCAGCCGGGTTTACCAGGAGGCGCGCTCCCTCGAAAAAGCGAGAGAAATTATTCAGGCAGAAGCCGGAAAGCAATTTGATCCCAGGATTGTGGACGCCTTCCAATCGATTCCTGTTCGGGTGCTGGAAAGGATTATGCGATCCGGCGAGAGATCAGATATTTCAAATATTGTTCAACAGGTTCGGCAAATACTTAAGCAAATGGAAACATCGGAAAATTAG
- a CDS encoding M48 family metallopeptidase, whose protein sequence is METGAAVLSSRKSRKEEKNLPKAYTRTHLVLSLIDYALTLIYFLLLIFAGGSLWLGKVSDGVTTAPYAKLIVFVLLVGFGNWLILSPLEVYSGFILEHKYGLSNQTFFQWVWEGVKGVLVGLLIFLPLVIVLYSFLRAFPVWWWVPVGFIIFLFSVVLAQLAPILIFPLFYKFRPVENEELKKKILALCEKVGVQVSAIFSFNLSKTTKKANAAFTGLGKTKRIILSDTLLEKFTPDEIEVVFAHELGHYKRGHIKKGLVLSFFVIFAGLFLTAVLYRWAVHRLGYISVDQIEALPLFFLLFMLYNLIVMPVQNAVSRRFEVQADTFALDLTQKPADFISAMDKLSRLNLSDKEPHPVVEFLFYSHPSIKKRIALAEKRAGG, encoded by the coding sequence GTGGAAACCGGTGCAGCTGTACTTTCTTCTCGCAAAAGCCGAAAGGAAGAAAAAAATCTTCCCAAAGCCTACACGCGTACCCACCTCGTTCTGAGCCTGATTGACTATGCACTGACCCTAATCTATTTTTTACTGCTTATTTTTGCCGGAGGAAGCCTGTGGCTGGGAAAAGTGTCAGACGGAGTGACAACCGCTCCTTACGCGAAATTAATTGTTTTTGTGTTACTGGTCGGGTTTGGAAATTGGCTGATTCTATCCCCGCTTGAAGTGTATTCCGGATTCATTCTGGAGCACAAATATGGGCTCTCCAATCAGACGTTCTTTCAATGGGTTTGGGAAGGGGTAAAAGGCGTTTTGGTAGGACTTTTGATTTTTCTGCCCCTTGTGATCGTGCTTTACTCTTTTCTCAGAGCATTTCCGGTTTGGTGGTGGGTGCCCGTCGGATTCATTATTTTTCTATTTTCGGTTGTCCTGGCCCAATTGGCCCCGATTCTGATTTTTCCTCTCTTTTACAAATTTCGCCCCGTTGAAAATGAGGAATTAAAGAAAAAAATTCTGGCGCTTTGCGAAAAGGTGGGTGTTCAGGTGTCGGCTATTTTTTCATTCAATTTGAGCAAAACCACTAAAAAGGCGAATGCCGCTTTTACGGGCCTGGGGAAAACGAAGCGAATTATTCTGAGCGATACACTTCTTGAAAAGTTTACACCGGATGAAATTGAGGTCGTTTTTGCCCACGAACTGGGCCATTACAAGCGGGGGCATATTAAAAAAGGGCTGGTCTTAAGTTTTTTTGTGATTTTCGCGGGTCTGTTCCTGACTGCCGTTTTGTACCGGTGGGCGGTTCACCGACTGGGCTACATTTCTGTTGATCAGATTGAAGCCCTGCCGTTGTTTTTTCTCCTGTTTATGCTCTACAATTTGATTGTGATGCCGGTTCAAAACGCGGTCTCACGGCGGTTTGAGGTTCAGGCGGATACATTCGCCCTGGATCTGACACAAAAACCCGCGGATTTCATTTCGGCCATGGACAAGCTTTCAAGGCTGAATCTGAGCGACAAAGAACCCCATCCCGTGGTGGAGTTTTTATTTTACAGCCATCCCTCGATAAAAAAGCGAATCGCATTGGCGGAAAAACGGGCCGGCGGTTAA